TGTGTAACTTGCCACATTCTAGATGTTACTCCAAAATTACATAGTAAAACATGGAACACAACATAAAGGCAAGTAGGAACACCTAAAACTGAACTTGTGATAAGCCTTTTGAATCTGGGAGAGTAACCCACCCAATTTCCACAGTTATTTCCCCATGCTTGACATTTCTCAATCTTAAAGTCATCTCTTGGATGAGTTTATCATTTTTCCACATGCAGTTGCTGCCTTCAGCAAGGCAGTTAGTCCTATCTGGTTGAATCTGCTTCACTATGTGACCTTCTGCCATATCTCTTAACCCCATCTTCACACACTGAAGATATGGCTTTAAGTCTATTTCTGCATCACCCATGTTGTCATCTGGCGTGAAAGTGTCTTTGTCTGTAACTGTCTGAATAGAACAACATAGTTTCAACTCATCATCAATTTAACACAACACTACTCTTCTCATGCTAGCCTGCAACATCACTACTGATATGCATGATATAGATTGTTTCAGTACTCACCAAAAGTATTGGAATGTTAACATCTTTTACATAAAGGGTCAGTTCTTCATTCCACTCAGGATTTAAGGTATCTTTTGCAACACTAGTTCTCAGTTGCTGCATCATGAAATCACGTCTTCAGATGTTAGTGGCAAATAAAGTATACTCAATCTTTGGTTACCAATGAAAAGCATGATTTTATGTTCAACTTACTTAATGTTGTTAACATTTAACAAGCAAATGAGATAGAAATAGGTCAGAAATAACTCAAATCATAATAGGgatatgttattatttcttcCTATTATAAGTATTACTGTTAGCATATAATCAACCTATTATttaggaattaaaaataatatgaaatgatcagttatatataataatgaaaaagtcAATTTTATGAACATGGTATCACCACTATCCAAGTTTGAGACATGATCCTTTACTTTTGTTGGAACATTGTGTTTTCTGTCGTAGCCTGATACGTCATTTTTGCTTTGCTTGTACAAGAAATGGACAGGGTTACGGGAAAACTCACGAGAAAAGATACTTTCTGAATAATAATCGAAAGTTGTAACTGATAACCTGTTCGGCCATGGTGACAAAGACATATGGGTCACTGGTACGAGTGTCGCAAGCTTTGAGATTAGAGCCTTTTTTGATACGAAGTTTGATAAGACCGAGAACGTTCTCCATTGAAAATCAATGTCATTCACAAAAGAAACTACAGGCTTTGGAGGGTCTGAACTTACTCCAGGAATTTTACTGATTCAAAACAATaagaacacaaacaaaaacaaaatcaaaatacgAGGTGAAAAATGTTACAAAGTCGTTAGCGTTGTTGGCAAGGGCTAGAATTTGTGAGATTTGTGGATGGCCGCACTTCTCTGCCACCCTGCATACATGCTTGTAGGATTCAGAAACCATTAATTAGGTtcaaaagaataatgtaaacTTTCATGTccctttataatataattaattttttatttctgttttcttattatatcatatatctATAAAggatatttatgtatattaaatgTTTGATAAATGTCTTTAATATACACTAGTAAAAACACGGGACGAAATATATTcctattatttaaatatttgtattatattataagtaaataatatatataaattgattaaattaatatataaagaaaacaatgaaaataataagaattgcATAAATAGTAGGAGGagaaactataaatataataaaaaagtaaaacagagagaaaaaaaaaaagaaaaaagtataacatttttataccaaatattttaaaacaaaaattatttctaaaaaatagttatcaattatattttttaaaaaatcggttaataattgtaatataaaagataaaataagaataaaaattacgtatactcatttaatataataatcatgcgattgaattaaaacaaactccatcaaattaaaaagtcaatatttactttcaaacatatttttttttcaaatcaatacttcataatatttcattagagacaattttatgtattttttaacaaaaaaatccataaaataGAATTATAGGTATAAGTCTCATCGCTAGCGCGCTTCTTCAATctatatatgaataattatcACAATATGTACGTGATTGACTCAGAAAGTCTTCTTACATATAAAGTGTTAATCGATGTTCGAAATTGCGTTCGAAAATTGGTGAAATGTTTACCAACATTCGAAAGTCGatgattattgataaaaaagGATAATATAGAAATTTTGAAAGCACAAAACGAAAAATATAAGTGTAAAGAGAATTGTTCACCTTTGTGTGaatctatatatttatattatttaaaaagataaatgatatggtgttcatattataaaaataaatatatagtaagaaatttttatttttcttttgtttgaatAGATCggtataataaattttaatatttttgaataacataaaatttaatcttttaaataaaaattaattttataaaagaacttatcattttttttaaattatttgaagttCCCGTTCATACTAAGTCATGAATACCTATCAGGTGACGTGATCTATATATTCTCTGTTAGATTATGTATTGCTAACATTCTCCTCTATGCAATTAAAACAACTATCTTTATTAGATTAAGAGTGATTTCACAAGTAAACTCCTCGCATAAATAGATTTAAAACTTATGTGTTGTTCACTTGAAGAGATTTAAGGAAGAGTAATTGAGTcaatttgagaggatttaaagataattttttttttattatttatttgagtggatttagagATAAGTAAAAGTGGATTTAGAaataaagtttatgagaattagtgtatgatttaatttatgcgacaaattaaaaaaaattactttcaaattcactcaaataaacaaaaaaaaaattatgttcaaattctctcaaatccacttaaTTATTCGTCCCCAAATCCCTTCAAGTAAACAAGACATAAAAGTTAAAGTTGTTTAGGTTTGAAATGGATATAGGATCATTCTccaatttgtgaatttttttcattaatgacacataacttttttaatttcacatatagcttgtttgttatatttatttatataacacAGTTTTTAACTGATTTAGAATTTGGTTTacgaaaaatcaaatttttaatatctttcgaaatatttttataaaaataaaatttgaaactgAGCTTgtcaagaaaacaaattttctaaatggtttgatattttaatttagaagaatttacttttactttttactttcaaattttccactctttcttttctttctgacCTAGTAGGTGCTTCCcacctctttttcttcttcctctgttagtttttcttcttccctaaTCTTGTGGCACTCCATCACCAAAATTCCCAAATGCTATTACAGTTTTGATTAGATTTGTATGACtagattttacaaaattatatatatatatatatatatatatatatatatatatatatatatatatatatatatataaaagaagaagctagatcaaagagaaaagaaagaaagaagagaaagagtgaGGAAGgtttgaaagtaaaaaataaatgtaaatttcaCTAAGTTAAAATCTCAAACTATTCCTAGGATTTACTCTTTTGCAAAActagtttcaaattttaatttttaaagaaaacatttcaaaagatattaaaaattcgGTTTAACAAAAACTGAATTCTGAACCAATTAAAAATTGtgctatataaataaatataacaaatagtatatgtgaaattaaaaacgtaatattttttattaatgaaaaaatttccAATTTGTTCCGTTAAGCTCTCTAGTTTAccaattaaattattagaagATTATGGTCTTAATAAGCTCCATGAATATGAATGATGGATTTCTAACTCTAAAAGTTGTCAggaattttattaacttttgagTTTAATTCTTGGCTTTGTAAAGTCCAGAAATCTTGTATCTTGTGATGAGATCTTTTGTGCTTTGGAAACTTATGCTGGAAAGgttacttttaaatatgttaaccttaaaaaaaaaatcgaattcATTTATGttctatttcttctttgttttaaatatcaagaaatttcttaattttgggATTGGttccaaaatacttttttataaattgtatttgttttttatatgcaggttttGTACAAGAAATactcaaattcaaaatattccTTGGgttattttcacttattttcttttgggtgtatagaaaattagaaaagttcatataaaataactttatcaTAGCATGTTTAAGGTGTGatggataatgatattaatgaatttgtaattataaaaaaacttcaatatccatatatattcaaattaaaaagactCCTTAAATATTTTACCATCTCTTATCAGTTGTGTATAATGTAACGTGGATGGTGTCACTTAAGAATGTAATGGTTTTTGTTGCTTGTGTGGGTATTTTTAGGAGAGGTAAATGTGAATATATGGGAGATTTCTCTTCTTATCTTGGGATTGAACTTATTAGTGTTATGTTGGGTATTGACTACCTTCCGTTAGAGGTTGAGTTATTGTACCGCATCTTCTCATTATGGTGTGTGTAGGAAGGTGGGTGCGTTATTGTAATTCTTCCATGTTTCTTATTGAGAGAGTGGTCGAAAAGATCCTTAAATGTAATTAGCATAGTAGtgtctatattttttatgaaagagaGTTGTGATGTAAAATGAACAATGATAAAATGCCACTTTTTCTGCAGCCACATACCACCACCGATTGGTTCTACGAGGTATAAACAATCGTCGTAGGTGCCTCATTCTGCAATGAAAGGAATAACAGGATAATTTACCTATGATCGGCTTCAGGAATCAGCTCAATATTTGATGGGAATGACTTAGGTCGATTTTTAGTTGTAGTCGATTTGGGTTGACCTTTGGTTTGGTGAGTCGGCTAGGCATTTAGTTTGAGCCGACTTGACTCAACCTAAACGACTTAGCATCACCTTTGACTTAAACCGGCTCAGTTATACTTTTGCCCTGAGTTGACTCAACTTAATCTTTGGCTTGTGTACTCAACTAAATCTTAAGTCTCGGTCGGCTCGGTTCAACCTTCATCGCAGGCAACTCGGCTCGACCTTCGGTTGGGTATTGACTACCTCTTGTTAGAGGTTGGGTTATTGTACCACATCTTCTAATTCTTGTGTGTGCGGGAAGGTGGGTGTGTTATTGTAATTCTTCCATGCTTCTTATCGAGAGAGTGTTCAAAAATATCCTTGAGTGTAGTAATTAGCATAGTAGtgtctatattttttttgaaaaagagttgTGATGTAAAATGAACAATGATAAAATGCCACTTTGTTTGCAACCACATACTACCACTCATTGGTTCTGCGAGGTATAAACAACCGTCGTAGGTGCCTCATTCTGCATTGAAAGGAATGACAGGATAATTTACTTCTAATCGGCTTCAGGAATCAGCTCAATATTTGATGGGAGTGACTTGGGTCGATTTTTAGTTGTAGTTGATTTGGTATGGCGACTCAACTAGGCATTTAGTTTGAGCTGACTTGACTCAACCTGGACGACTTAGCATCACCTTTGACTTAAACCAGCTCAGTTACACTTTTGGCCTGAGTTGACTCAACTTAATCTTTGGCTTGTGTACTCAACTAAATATTCAGCCTCGATCGGCTCGCTTCAACCTTCATCGTAGGCAATTCGGCTCATCCTTCGAGCCAACTTGACTCTATTCAACCTCTGGTTTTATGCCAAATCGGCTTAGCCTTCTGTTTATACAAAATTGACTTGATATTTAGTTTATGCCAAATGCATAGTGATTTATATGAGTCAACCTTCAACCTAGATGACTTGGGTGACTTTCGACTCAGGTTCATTCTATTCAATTACTGGTCCAAACCTAAGCAATTTGACATTTAGCTTTTATCAAATGTCAGATCAATTTAGTTGAGGCTCATTATCGAGCCAAACCGACTCGAGTTAATTGTCAAGATGATTTGATCCAAACTTAAGGTCaacataaataaactttttggaATTGTGAACTTTTTTTCACCGTAAACAATGAAAAATTCCACAGCTTgtagaattttaaattctttatttagtaaagtttaaattctattattttgataatttcaaataccttcttcaaattctttaatttcaatttatttttaatttttctgatcaaacaaatcattttatttcaaaaaaattcaaattatctaaataaatgAGTTACTATGTTAAATTGTTTCATCAAGACATAACATTAAGGTTCTGAAAACACCTTCTCGAGCATTCAATCTGAAAAAGTAAATCAAGAAAGAAAGTACAGGGATTTTTATTATAGTGTTAACGAGGGTAGTTTGAGAATTACAAGTTTTATGGAGGATGCAGTAAGGAAAAGGGGGCGCAGGAAGAAGTGCCCAGGTCATTATGATGGTTGTTATTTTTAGTGATAAATGAGGTTACTTTTTGTACCCATTAATTCTCCCCTGCACGTCTGAATTTTCATAATACAAGTTTTTCCCTTATCTCTTTTACGTGAGGCAGCAGCTGcacctttcattttctttctcttttgtttgagaaattgcTGCCCTTGTTTGAGGTAGGTTACTAATTTGTTTCAATGTTTGTAAACAAAAACAGTTCCATTTTAGTGAAACCGTAACGTTAAATCACTTTCTAATACATTTCAAAAACAACCTTCCACTTCAAAGTGTGATGCAGCaactaaaattaactttgataaaaGAATATCACCAAATCAATGTCAGCCTTATCGAAGAAGGTATGTTCCGAAAATTTAAATGTGGTGGAGGGTAAAGGACTAGTTTGAAGTAagcataagaaaacaaaaattcgaattttaaattgtcaaatttaattaataattatctaaatacatattactttataatatttaaatgaatttatcttatattcaaatttatattttttttataagtccAATTCCTTTAATTAGATTTGAATTGGATAtagatgatataatatttttagattatgaaaatttaaaatcaatagaTCATTTCAAGTGATAGGTCAAGTCACATTCAAGTAAGGTAATACCAGGTTGGGTTCGTTCAAATTTGAATCAAGGCAACTCGTCAAACTCAAGTTAAGGCAACTCGTCAAACTCAAGTTAAGTCAACTTGAGTTTAggtcaattgaatcatttgGGATTAGGTTGAGTTGAATCAACCTATACTAGGTTGAGGTAAGTCAGGGTGAGTTTGGACCCATTCAAGTTGAGATAGATCCACATCTAGACGAGTTAGGATAGGTCCACATTTATCCGAGTTAAGGTTGACTCATGTTTAACCAAGTTGGATAGTCCTAACTTAGTCCTTTTCTGGTCAAGATCAGGTCGACTTAACCCCATCAAAACTAGGTTGGTCCCATCCCTATTAAAAACAGATCAAATAAGGTCCAAGTTTAGTTGAGTTAACATAAGGTTGAGTTGAGTCAACTTCAGTTCATATCAAGTTAATAAAACTTGAACCTAGGCCTAGTCGAGTCAATTTGGATTTAAGTTAGTTGAGTCAACTTGGATCTAAGTTGAGTCGAGTCAAGTCAAGGTCAATCAAACTTAAGTTAGCCTAAGCCCAAGTCAACTCAATCAAGTTGATTCGAGTTTGCGAGGCCCAAACTAAGTTGACTCATGTTTAGTGAAGTAAGCCCTAACCAAGCCAACCAAGGTCAAGGTTTCAACTTATAGGAAAAACTAAGTTTACTTGAACCTAGGTTAAATTGAGTCGACCTATATGTTTGGAACCAAGTCAAGCTCAATCAGTCCAACCTAAGTCAAGTCGAGTTAGCTTGAGATAGAATTAAGTCAAGCGGAATGAGCTTAGGTGTAGGTAAAGTCGAGTCGAGTTAGCCATGGTCTTGGTTGAGCCAAGTTGGCTTGCGCCTAAGTCAAGCTAAATCAGTCCATGTAAAGTAAAAGTTTTTTTCCACTCTTTTAGATTTTGAGATATCATGACTGGCAAAAGTTAAGACTAAGTTCTATTTATCACCTCTATGGCCACCTTTTTAGTGACAACAAGTAGtagaaaatagaattttattttcaaggtTAACACCAGAAGATCCTtaaaaaatgacttaaaaacTTTGAATATCTATTAGACATTATAGTTTAAGAAGTTCATGCAATCTAATTACTTCATTAAATAGTAGATTTGTGACATGGTATAAATCATCAACCTTATGCATGGAATAAAATGGATCACTCTTCAAAATTTATTCACAAGTAGAAAGATTGAATCATGTCCCTCTTTCGGCATTGGAAGGCCagatacaaaatttaatgaaagatTCCTTTGAGGAAAACTAATGTTGAGTCTTGCCTTGTCTCTTCTTCATATAATTGATCCTTAAACGGTATAGTGCTTAATTGGTGTGACTAACACACCATGTTTAATAAAGATCATTAAGCAGACATTGTTCAATGGACATTATCTAATCTATGAAGCGCCATTTGCTCTTGGTTGTTATTGGATTTCTATTCCAATAAGACAacaattagaacaaaaataagcAATTGGACAAAAGTTAATGCTAGTGACTAATTTAGACACTAATTTTTTAGTAGTCAAAACCTTAATAGTTAATGTTAAACTAATttgtaaactaaaaattatttggtCCTCTAAAATGAtcattattatgaataaaagatataattagtAACTAATTAAACTCTAAATTGATCATTATtgtactaaattattttttgtttataaaattaattgttatttaaataatttttttaaataacaattttggATTATTAGAATTTAGgttattttatatagaaatttcataattatgattgatttattattgaaactcactttcattttctcaatATAGTTATGAAAAACTTATTATTGATAAAGACTCATCATAGGACACATTGGAGGATGGTGTGTTGGATCGGTCAACTATATTGATAACATCTTCTATGATGTTagaggaatgaaaaaaaaaataatgcttGGTATCAACacatgaaaaattgaaacatacTTCTTCTTCTGGTCAATatgatatgtatttttttttaaataaaggttATGATGTGTTTTCTGTCGATGAGTTATGGGTGAAATTTCCATCACAAATATTTTGTgataatcaataatatttttattttctcataacTTCCTCAGTCTTCCTGGTAGATAAGGTTTTGGTTAAGAATCTTTGAACCTTGTTGTTGATTAAGTTCATCTTTTATAGATGGGAGAAAAAGCTTTTTCACTACTTTGGGTTTTGATGATACAAATGAACGTGAAATGGAAGAGTGAGAAGTTGATGCAAAAGGAAAACTTTCACAACTTTATAAATGGAACTTATGTGCTtgtgtttatttgttatttctttataatttatcttttataaacaagataattataatttagcaaataaattattaaaaatgtaagaaTGTAAAATTATTGGGAGttgatttaataattgtttttttaggtGTTGAATTGAATGCATAAggagtgttcttccttgcatCTCAGGTATCTCGTCGTCTCGCACCTCCCACTTTTTTAAGTTATACAAGAGTGCCCCTGTCAGAAGAGCATAAAAGCATAATTTTGACAAAACCTTTAattgctttatttttatttttgtttgactccttaaaaaaaacttatttttttcttccgcATTTCATATCAAAACCTACACCCCTTTTTCCCTCTCTTCCAGTCTTGCTTCTTCTCCTCTCCCTCCTTTCCTCCTCCTCCTATGTGCCTTCATTGTGTGCCTTCGTTCTCACATAACTCTGGTCATTTCAGTGTTGTGTGTTGTGTGATTAAGATGCATTTATGGGATTGTATTATGGATGGAGGATGGATCCGTGAATGAAGATTTGGAGACTTTAACCGCATTTGAAAGTGCGGTTTTGGTCTCGCCGCAGTTGGAAGTGCGATTCTATGGTTGCCTGCTGCAGTTGGAAATGCAGGTCGCTAACCGCATTTGGAAGTGCGGTTCTGGTCTCGCCGCAGTTGGAAGTGCCGTTTAGTGTGTGCCGCACTTGGGAGTGAGATTCTGCGGTTGCCTGCCGCAGTTGGAAATGCAGGTTGCTACACCTCCAAAACATGCAGTTAGAAATGCAGGTCTTGCCTAGACTGCCTCCAGGTATTTGAAGTATGTAGATTCTACTGCCACTAAAGAAAATATGACACAATGACCATACCCCATCCCCATCCAATGGAAAAGCacaaaattaaatgaagaaagaaagaaagcacCAACCTTAGCTTAGTGTAGAGTGCGACTGAGACATAGAGAGCTGCAGTGAAAGAGCAAGAGGGAAAGGTTCAAGACGTAGGAAGGAAGGAGGgcgagagaaaaagagaagaggtgggattttctttatttctttttgtaaattGTGCAACATTCAGAAGGACAATGCAGTAAAtttggaggtgtaggaagaaTCTCTCATAAAGAAGTTATGAAATACATTAAAAGTGGATATCCAAAAGTTCTTTTATCAATAGAGTTATCTTAtctgtatataaactcatgtctatctcttgttttatttgatGTGACACTTTGTTTATATCCAACCTTAACtaccaacaacaaacaacatcaAAGTACGTGGTTCAACATGTTTTCCCGAAATTCAATCTCACATAGATCAATCTACTACCATATAAAAAAGATACATGATCCCTCAATCTTGAATAAACTATAACTACATGTAGACTCTAGTTTCAAACATATAAATCAATTTAGAGTGTCATGAAAGTACACAACCTATCAATCTTGAACATATGAGATTACATCGCTCGACGACAAATTAAGCAAAACGATCACATATAATTTAAGATACTTGAAAAGAAGAATCTCTTTCAGATCAGAACACATACATGTGCTGTTGAACTTTCCTTTTTTACTGCACGACATGCACACCTCATACCCTTCACCCATGCTTCCTTTAACaaaagcatatttttttttcacaaaaatgtCTATCAAATTACTCTCCCATATTAATATCTCATTGGAtacacaaaaggaaaaaaaaaaagatggcaTTGACCATCTAACAAAAGGCTTCTACATTGGTCCCAATGatctatatatatacttttttcatattcaaaataaagaatatacTGCACACTAAAAGCACTCGTATATTTTTTCTACAAATTACAATTTTCTTATTCTGAGAAGAATCTAAATCTAAAACTTGTTAATGAAGTATCTATCGCCAAACTATTTCGATTCAAAGACCCTTTTGAAACGTAAACTTTTGCTGTTCTTCTTTTTTGATCACTTTTTGAGTGAGATCACGTGCAAGGCTGCGGGTGATGCCATTTGGTAATTAGGGTTAAAGTGAAAATCTTATACTGCAACTAAAATATCTTTGTTCCATATTAAAAAGAGAAGACCATATTAAAGTACGTGGTTGATTATAC
This genomic stretch from Vigna radiata var. radiata cultivar VC1973A chromosome 7, Vradiata_ver6, whole genome shotgun sequence harbors:
- the LOC106768088 gene encoding protein C2-DOMAIN ABA-RELATED 7-like yields the protein MENVLGLIKLRIKKGSNLKACDTRTSDPYVFVTMAEQQLRTSVAKDTLNPEWNEELTLYVKDVNIPILLTVTDKDTFTPDDNMGDAEIDLKPYLQCVKMGLRDMAEGHIVKQIQPDRTNCLAEGSNCMWKNDKLIQEMTLRLRNVKHGEITVEIGWVTLPDSKGLSQVQF